In Bacillaceae bacterium S4-13-56, a single window of DNA contains:
- a CDS encoding class I SAM-dependent DNA methyltransferase — protein MAVKADIDFQKDLFDAATRMRGSITPSDYKHYVLPLIFLRYVSLRFDKRRAQVEEMVNEPDNIWYSEDPEVRESILNDPDQYKSENVFMIPQEARWSYLVEKANDSNIKGILDNAMKIIEQENPELEGILPRIFQGSNLPVENVAGLIEVFSRDVFSARHEDSIDVLGRTYEYFIGNFASSEGNRGGEFFTPSSIVKLLVAMMEPIEGTVFDPACGSGGMFIQSESYSDRGNALSFYGQENVETTLRLGKMNVLLHGLNAEIRLGDSLLNDQYPDLKADYVIANPPFNVDTWGAERISKDDPRLIGPITNANANYMWMQHFLYHLKEGGTAGYVMANGAMTTNTTGEKEVRQKLIDEGYIDCIVQLPDKLFFTTGIPCCLFFLSKNRDGSKGFRERRNEILFIDARKMGSMVSRRQKALSREEIEKISKTYHEYRNSNGQILEEEGFAKIATIEQVKEKDYKLTPGNYVGTAQIENDNMPFEERMEDLQNTLREQFIKSNNLQEKILKDLEGLYETR, from the coding sequence ATGGCTGTAAAAGCAGATATAGATTTTCAGAAAGACTTATTTGATGCGGCAACTAGGATGAGAGGAAGCATTACTCCATCAGATTATAAACATTACGTATTACCACTAATATTTTTAAGATATGTTTCATTACGTTTTGATAAGCGTAGAGCACAAGTTGAAGAAATGGTTAATGAGCCAGATAATATATGGTACTCAGAAGATCCAGAAGTTAGAGAGAGTATACTTAACGACCCTGACCAATATAAATCAGAAAATGTATTTATGATTCCTCAGGAAGCAAGATGGTCTTATCTTGTTGAAAAGGCGAATGATAGTAATATTAAAGGCATTTTAGATAATGCTATGAAAATAATTGAACAAGAAAATCCTGAATTAGAAGGGATTTTGCCACGAATTTTTCAAGGTTCTAACTTACCGGTAGAAAATGTAGCAGGGCTCATTGAAGTGTTCTCAAGAGATGTATTTAGTGCACGTCATGAAGATAGTATCGATGTATTAGGCCGTACATATGAGTATTTCATTGGAAACTTTGCATCAAGTGAGGGAAACAGAGGTGGAGAATTCTTCACACCTTCGTCTATTGTAAAACTTCTAGTTGCAATGATGGAGCCAATTGAGGGGACAGTATTTGATCCTGCATGTGGTTCTGGAGGGATGTTTATTCAATCTGAATCATATTCAGACAGAGGGAATGCGCTGTCATTTTATGGTCAAGAAAATGTGGAAACAACTTTACGTTTAGGGAAAATGAACGTGTTACTACATGGTCTGAATGCAGAGATTCGTCTCGGTGATTCTTTATTAAATGATCAGTATCCAGACTTAAAGGCTGATTATGTAATTGCTAATCCACCCTTTAACGTCGATACATGGGGAGCAGAAAGAATATCAAAGGACGACCCTCGATTAATTGGTCCTATCACGAATGCTAATGCTAACTATATGTGGATGCAGCACTTCCTCTATCATTTAAAAGAGGGTGGTACAGCAGGCTATGTAATGGCTAATGGGGCAATGACTACTAATACAACTGGTGAAAAGGAAGTTCGTCAAAAGTTGATTGACGAAGGTTATATAGATTGTATTGTCCAATTACCTGATAAGTTATTTTTTACTACGGGAATACCTTGTTGTTTATTTTTCCTAAGTAAAAATAGAGATGGTTCAAAAGGCTTTCGAGAACGTCGAAATGAAATTCTATTTATTGATGCCCGTAAAATGGGCTCCATGGTTAGCAGAAGACAAAAGGCGTTATCGAGAGAAGAAATAGAAAAAATATCAAAGACATATCATGAGTATCGAAATAGTAATGGACAAATTCTAGAAGAAGAAGGTTTTGCGAAAATTGCAACAATAGAACAAGTAAAAGAAAAAGATTATAAATTAACTCCGGGAAACTACGTGGGAACTGCTCAAATAGAGAACGATAATATGCCATTTGAAGAAAGAATGGAGGATTTACAGAATACCCTTCGTGAACAGTTTATCAAAAGTAATAACCTTCAAGAAAAAATACTAAAAGACTTGGAGGGTTTATATGAGACTCGATGA
- a CDS encoding adenylate/guanylate cyclase domain-containing protein, whose translation MSQLNDIFDRLFASKIPTEVIYESQQFSVFEKLAKSHDIEQVRPPIEELRSLFGKENSIFSRSIGTHPDFTDTSILPHHQYISSLFLDISGSTKLGLKFPLSKVRLYKNAILSTAIELFQAFDGHIHRLQGDAVFAYFGHKEMKKSDAIINALNAASLMQSYNKHTLSKFFEENNLPPLRIRIGIDIGDDSEVLWSEYGIGNVTEVTSTSIHTDLAAKLQSQSPRNRIMIGENVYNYLDLSDNLFDVKTRTENGETVEDKYVLKDTNSYSYYQMRVFNWEKYLDSFSSLPKSNSEGRIYSSPTDFELICSLRKGEDESYKRYCQSSCSLEKGMHIRFELLNYASMPIGNIKWKVVNYGTEAGQSESGLEYFMEQSEGEYVCEQSTAYTGLHFMECYIYNNNGNLIAKDKFGIFINDEIRDFRRLGVPESG comes from the coding sequence ATGAGTCAATTAAATGATATCTTTGATAGATTATTTGCTTCTAAGATTCCAACAGAAGTAATTTATGAATCGCAACAGTTTTCTGTGTTTGAAAAATTAGCAAAGAGCCATGATATTGAGCAGGTACGACCACCTATCGAGGAATTGAGAAGTCTATTTGGAAAGGAAAATAGTATTTTTTCTCGTTCTATTGGTACCCATCCAGATTTTACAGATACATCGATACTACCACATCATCAATATATTTCCTCCTTATTTTTGGATATCTCTGGTTCAACAAAACTAGGATTGAAATTTCCACTATCTAAGGTAAGGTTATATAAGAATGCCATACTATCTACAGCCATTGAATTATTTCAAGCATTTGATGGTCATATACATCGTTTGCAAGGAGATGCTGTTTTCGCTTATTTTGGACATAAGGAAATGAAAAAAAGTGATGCAATTATAAATGCTTTAAATGCAGCATCATTGATGCAATCCTATAATAAGCATACATTGAGCAAATTCTTTGAGGAAAATAATCTACCGCCTCTAAGGATTAGAATTGGAATTGATATTGGTGATGACAGCGAGGTTTTGTGGTCAGAATATGGAATAGGTAATGTTACAGAAGTAACATCAACAAGTATTCATACAGATTTAGCAGCAAAATTACAAAGTCAATCGCCAAGAAATAGGATTATGATCGGTGAAAATGTTTATAATTATCTTGATTTATCAGATAACCTCTTTGATGTGAAAACTCGTACTGAGAATGGTGAAACAGTAGAAGATAAATACGTGTTAAAAGATACGAATTCATATTCGTATTATCAAATGAGGGTTTTTAATTGGGAGAAGTATCTTGACTCATTTTCGTCACTACCAAAATCAAACAGTGAGGGGCGAATCTATAGTTCTCCAACTGATTTTGAGTTAATCTGTAGTTTAAGAAAGGGAGAGGATGAGTCTTACAAGAGGTATTGCCAAAGTAGTTGTTCTTTGGAAAAAGGAATGCATATTAGATTTGAATTACTTAATTATGCTTCAATGCCAATTGGAAATATAAAATGGAAAGTAGTCAACTATGGAACTGAGGCAGGACAGTCCGAAAGTGGTCTTGAATATTTTATGGAACAATCTGAAGGTGAATATGTTTGTGAACAGTCAACAGCATATACTGGCCTTCATTTTATGGAGTGTTATATATATAATAACAATGGTAACTTAATTGCCAAAGATAAGTTTGGTATATTCATAAATGATGAAATAAGGGACTTTAGAAGACTCGGTGTACCGGAAAGTGGGTGA
- a CDS encoding restriction endonuclease subunit S: MRLDEWQQVKIGKICDVGSSKRIYMKEYVPTGIPFYRSKEIINQFKGEPLSDTLFISEKRFKEIKEKFGVPSQGDILLTSVGTIGVPYLVKENDEFYFKDGNLTWFKNFKNSVRSKYIYYWLQSDLGKKEINSIIIGSTQQALTIESIKKMNILLPPRTIQNKIISILDGIDKKIEINREMNITLEKMALELYKNWFIDKGIDQEQFTINDVKISEFSKIIGGGTPKTNIDEYWSGDIPWISVKDLNSSIIIDTEKKITELGLNNSSTKLIPKFSTVISARGTIGNISILGNEMAMNQSCYAIKAEKEFHIFTYLSIKHSIEKLISNSHGSVFSTITKSTLESIDFPFNESLCSLFEKRVGSFFDQILNNINQNKVLNSTREYLIPRLLSGEINMLEEIEKVREVISNEQPEPSI; the protein is encoded by the coding sequence ATGAGACTCGATGAGTGGCAACAAGTAAAAATAGGTAAGATATGCGATGTTGGGTCTAGTAAAAGGATTTACATGAAGGAATATGTACCTACAGGAATTCCTTTTTACCGTTCAAAGGAGATAATTAATCAGTTTAAAGGAGAGCCACTGTCAGACACTTTATTTATAAGTGAGAAAAGGTTTAAGGAGATCAAAGAAAAATTTGGTGTCCCTTCTCAAGGAGATATACTTTTAACTTCGGTAGGAACAATAGGAGTCCCTTATTTAGTAAAAGAAAATGATGAATTCTATTTTAAAGATGGTAATTTAACTTGGTTCAAGAATTTTAAAAATAGTGTTAGGAGTAAATATATATACTATTGGTTACAGTCCGATCTGGGGAAGAAAGAAATAAATTCAATAATTATTGGATCAACACAGCAAGCATTAACAATAGAGTCAATAAAAAAGATGAACATTCTTTTACCTCCTAGAACTATACAAAACAAAATAATATCAATACTTGATGGGATTGATAAGAAGATAGAAATCAATAGAGAAATGAATATTACTTTAGAAAAAATGGCTCTGGAACTTTATAAGAACTGGTTTATTGATAAGGGAATTGATCAGGAACAATTTACTATTAACGATGTAAAAATTAGTGAATTCTCAAAAATCATTGGTGGTGGAACACCAAAAACTAATATAGATGAATATTGGAGTGGAGATATCCCATGGATATCAGTTAAAGATTTGAATTCGTCGATCATAATAGATACTGAGAAAAAAATTACAGAGTTAGGGTTAAATAATAGTTCTACAAAATTAATACCTAAATTCTCAACGGTTATATCTGCTAGAGGAACTATTGGTAACATAAGCATACTAGGTAACGAAATGGCAATGAACCAATCGTGTTATGCAATTAAAGCAGAAAAAGAATTTCACATTTTCACCTATTTATCAATTAAACATTCCATTGAGAAACTAATAAGTAATTCACATGGGTCTGTTTTTAGTACTATTACTAAATCTACTTTAGAATCCATAGATTTTCCTTTTAATGAATCTTTGTGTTCCCTATTTGAAAAACGGGTCGGATCTTTCTTTGACCAAATTCTCAATAATATTAACCAAAATAAAGTTTTAAATAGTACGCGAGAATATCTAATCCCACGATTATTATCGGGTGAGATTAATATGCTTGAGGAGATTGAAAAGGTAAGGGAGGTTATATCAAATGAGCAACCGGAGCCGTCTATATGA
- a CDS encoding DUF5706 domain-containing protein, with translation MDKGDFAKHHNSYLNDYIKFADAKALAIITINGLIIRILFDYLTNNLVATKYFFTLISCILLLIAIFFAVLVVYPRTSAKNSKGLIFWENVSSMDKEEYLTEVKQIKEEDLLEKVIEQNYFLSKTATMKYKVLRRGFWFSGFGYVGLIIAGLFWVFGG, from the coding sequence ATGGATAAAGGAGATTTTGCTAAGCATCATAACTCATACCTAAATGATTATATTAAATTTGCAGATGCAAAGGCACTTGCAATTATAACAATTAATGGACTGATTATTAGAATCCTTTTTGACTATCTAACCAATAACTTGGTTGCAACAAAATATTTCTTTACTTTGATATCATGTATATTACTACTGATTGCTATATTTTTTGCAGTATTGGTAGTGTATCCAAGAACTTCAGCAAAGAATTCAAAAGGACTAATATTTTGGGAGAATGTTAGTTCTATGGATAAAGAGGAATACCTGACAGAAGTAAAACAAATTAAAGAAGAAGACTTGTTAGAAAAAGTGATTGAACAGAACTACTTTTTATCTAAAACTGCTACGATGAAATATAAAGTTCTTAGAAGAGGATTTTGGTTTTCCGGTTTTGGATATGTTGGTTTAATAATAGCAGGACTATTTTGGGTATTTGGTGGTTAA